A portion of the Cyprinus carpio isolate SPL01 unplaced genomic scaffold, ASM1834038v1 S000006825, whole genome shotgun sequence genome contains these proteins:
- the LOC109080879 gene encoding histone H2B yields the protein MPEPAKSAPKKGSKKAVTKTAAKGGKKRRKSRKESYAIYVYKVLKQVHPDTGISSKAMGIINSFVNDIFERIAGESSRLAHYNKRSTITSREIQTAVRLLLPGELAKHAVSEGTKAVTKYTSSK from the coding sequence ATGCCTGAACCAGCGAAGTCCGCGCCTAAGAAGGGCTCTAAGAAGGCCGTCACTAAAACCGCCGCTAAAGGAGGAAAGAAGCGCAGAAAGTCCAGAAAGGAGAGCTACGCTATCTACGTGTACAAAGTGCTGAAGCAGGTTCATCCTGACACCGGGATCTCTTCTAAGGCGATGGGGATCATTAACTCTTTCGTCAACGACATCTTCGAGCGCATCGCCGGTGAGTCGTCTCGTCTCGCTCACTACAACAAGCGCTCCACCATCACATCGAGAGAGATCCAGACCGCCGTGCGTCTGCTGCTGCCCGGAGAGCTGGCCAAACACGCCGTGTCTGAGGGCACCAAGGCCGTCACCAAGTACACCAGCTCCAAGTAG